A window from Leuconostoc mesenteroides subsp. mesenteroides encodes these proteins:
- a CDS encoding M3 family oligoendopeptidase: MAYSQKWNLESIFPGGITSPQLTQKYELIAKQIKNFTNKIAEYDLTKDKDFTLLADLADLAQTIGAGISTANIFVNGWSSVDYGNSAYAPHFNKLGNLWVSFSSPLNAFQKLLSTLDDETFGKAITTNRLAPIAFYLTELRTNAKRLLDDKTEMLINKFDLDGQQAWSQHYDTISASLSMNYTDENNITRQISAGQALNMLDGEPDNEVRANLMTNYEKMWAKAENLTSDTLNHLAGFRLTNQEAHGRQSHLEQPLELNRMSRGTLDAMWQVVDANKSMFKPYFERKKQLLGLQSIGWQDQVAPLTNIGDYQPSEVSYDDAAKFIIEQFGKFSPKMASFAQKAFENNWIESENRPGKQPGGYMESVPDLHESRIFLTYTGSVNDAATIAHELGHAFHSAQLTDLPFWRDAYAMNVAETASTFAELIVNDANVREAKTDAEKIVLLDAKMTNPIAMFLNIHARFLFEDSFYTERKHGLVTPQRLNQLMDNAQKEAFDGILDIRHPHFWSSKLHFFIDSVPFYNFPYTFGYLFSSSIYAQAQQDGDNFEEKYIALLRDTANMTSEELAKKHLGVDLTKPKFWQTGADLVKKDIDEFLSLSEQFIK, from the coding sequence GTGGCCTACTCACAAAAATGGAATTTAGAAAGTATCTTCCCAGGTGGTATAACTTCACCACAACTTACTCAAAAATACGAGCTTATCGCAAAGCAAATCAAAAATTTTACTAATAAGATAGCAGAATACGACCTCACAAAAGACAAGGATTTCACGCTGTTGGCTGATTTAGCTGATTTAGCACAAACTATTGGTGCCGGAATTTCCACTGCCAATATTTTTGTTAATGGCTGGTCATCTGTAGATTATGGTAACAGTGCTTATGCGCCTCATTTTAATAAATTGGGAAACTTATGGGTGTCTTTCTCATCTCCACTAAACGCTTTTCAAAAACTACTTTCAACATTAGATGATGAAACATTTGGTAAAGCGATTACTACCAACCGTCTTGCACCAATTGCTTTTTACTTAACAGAATTGCGTACTAATGCTAAGCGCTTACTTGACGATAAAACAGAAATGTTGATTAACAAATTTGATCTTGATGGTCAGCAAGCTTGGTCCCAACATTATGACACAATATCTGCGTCATTATCGATGAACTATACTGACGAAAACAATATCACTCGTCAAATTTCTGCTGGACAAGCTTTGAACATGTTAGATGGTGAGCCCGATAATGAAGTACGAGCTAACCTCATGACAAACTATGAAAAAATGTGGGCAAAAGCTGAAAACTTAACGAGTGATACATTAAATCATTTGGCTGGATTCCGTCTAACCAATCAAGAAGCTCATGGTCGCCAATCACACTTAGAACAGCCATTGGAGCTTAACCGTATGTCTCGTGGAACATTGGATGCTATGTGGCAGGTTGTAGATGCCAACAAAAGTATGTTTAAACCATATTTCGAACGTAAAAAGCAATTACTTGGTTTGCAGTCTATCGGTTGGCAAGATCAAGTCGCACCACTAACCAACATTGGTGACTACCAACCATCAGAGGTTTCTTACGATGATGCTGCTAAATTTATTATCGAACAATTTGGTAAATTTTCACCTAAGATGGCGTCATTTGCCCAGAAGGCTTTTGAGAATAATTGGATTGAATCTGAGAACCGCCCAGGTAAACAACCAGGTGGTTATATGGAATCTGTCCCTGATCTACACGAATCTCGAATCTTTCTCACTTACACCGGTTCAGTAAATGATGCTGCAACAATTGCACATGAACTTGGTCATGCATTTCACTCTGCCCAGCTAACTGATTTACCATTTTGGCGTGATGCTTACGCTATGAACGTCGCCGAAACAGCCTCAACTTTTGCCGAATTGATTGTGAATGACGCAAATGTAAGAGAAGCAAAAACAGATGCCGAGAAAATTGTATTATTAGATGCAAAAATGACTAATCCTATCGCTATGTTTCTAAATATACATGCGCGCTTCTTATTTGAAGACTCATTTTACACAGAGCGTAAGCATGGTCTAGTGACACCACAACGTCTCAATCAACTGATGGATAATGCGCAAAAAGAAGCGTTTGATGGTATTTTAGATATTCGCCATCCTCACTTCTGGTCATCAAAACTGCACTTTTTCATTGATTCTGTGCCTTTTTATAATTTCCCTTATACATTTGGTTATTTATTCTCATCAAGCATCTACGCACAAGCACAACAAGATGGTGATAATTTTGAAGAAAAATATATTGCTTTGCTACGTGACACTGCTAATATGACTTCAGAAGAATTAGCAAAGAAGCATCTTGGTGTTGATCTAACGAAGCCAAAATTTTGGCAGACTGGTGCCGATTTGGTTAAAAAAGATATTGACGAATTCTTGTCACTCTCTGAACAATTTATAAAATAA
- the thiD gene encoding bifunctional hydroxymethylpyrimidine kinase/phosphomethylpyrimidine kinase gives MVNQTPQVLTIAGMDSSGGAGISADLKTFAAQGVYGANVIVALTAQNTMGVQQVSMTPLSMIHAQLKSVADDLKISAVKSGMLGDMTTVEAVAEFLQQADFGDYVLDPVMVAKGGAHLLSDEAIGAIQAVLLPLATLITPNIPEAEVLSGLNINHHKDVIQSASKIQQLGVENVLLKGGHTSGKEVYDYILLADGRHFWLKSSRVDTIRTHGTGDTISAAITARLALGDDMKTAIIHAKAYVDATIREGIDVGHGHGPLNHQARVTEGHFPEVLENV, from the coding sequence ATGGTTAATCAAACACCGCAAGTTTTAACAATTGCTGGTATGGACAGTAGTGGTGGCGCTGGAATTAGTGCAGATTTAAAGACATTTGCTGCTCAAGGTGTTTATGGCGCTAATGTTATTGTTGCTTTAACAGCACAAAATACGATGGGTGTACAGCAAGTTTCGATGACGCCACTATCTATGATCCATGCACAACTAAAATCAGTTGCTGATGACTTGAAAATAAGCGCTGTAAAAAGTGGCATGCTTGGCGATATGACTACAGTAGAAGCAGTTGCTGAATTTTTACAGCAAGCAGATTTTGGTGACTATGTGTTAGATCCGGTCATGGTTGCGAAAGGAGGGGCGCACTTATTGAGTGACGAGGCTATAGGTGCTATTCAAGCTGTTTTGCTACCTTTGGCAACGCTCATTACGCCTAATATACCAGAAGCCGAAGTCTTAAGTGGGTTAAATATTAATCACCATAAAGATGTCATACAATCGGCTTCAAAGATACAACAATTAGGCGTTGAAAACGTATTATTAAAAGGCGGACACACTTCTGGAAAAGAAGTTTATGACTATATTCTACTGGCTGATGGTCGTCATTTTTGGCTTAAAAGCTCACGGGTAGATACAATTAGAACACACGGTACGGGGGATACTATTTCTGCAGCTATTACTGCACGTTTAGCTTTGGGAGACGATATGAAAACGGCTATTATTCATGCGAAAGCTTATGTTGATGCTACCATTCGTGAAGGTATTGATGTTGGTCATGGGCATGGACCGCTTAATCACCAAGCAAGAGTGACTGAAGGACATTTTCCAGAGGTGCTGGAAAATGTTTGA
- the thiE gene encoding thiamine phosphate synthase has product MFDPSILVNYLVLGTQDTNGERHFFEVLEEALQSKISVFQYREKGRLALTGAEKLRVAKKVRQLTADYHVPLIIDDDIQLAHEIGAEGVHFGQKDGDIINNIQLAGSLAVGVSVSNSSQYQRIENIRGIDYIGIGPIFATVSKSDANPEVGIAGLQYLTSKSKWPSVAIGGISETNLPSVLSTGVNGAAVISMISQSSNISATLKYWRSLY; this is encoded by the coding sequence ATGTTTGATCCGAGTATATTAGTAAATTATCTGGTATTAGGAACTCAGGATACCAATGGAGAAAGACATTTTTTTGAAGTCCTAGAGGAAGCACTACAATCGAAAATCAGTGTATTTCAATATCGAGAAAAAGGGCGACTGGCTTTAACTGGGGCTGAAAAGTTACGAGTAGCCAAAAAAGTCCGGCAACTAACAGCTGACTACCATGTGCCATTGATTATTGACGATGACATTCAACTAGCCCATGAAATTGGTGCCGAAGGTGTTCATTTTGGGCAAAAAGATGGCGATATTATAAATAATATTCAGTTAGCTGGAAGTCTAGCAGTTGGGGTGTCGGTATCCAATAGTAGCCAGTATCAGAGAATAGAAAACATTAGAGGGATTGATTATATCGGAATTGGTCCTATTTTTGCAACGGTAAGCAAATCTGATGCCAATCCAGAGGTTGGGATTGCAGGGTTACAATATTTAACAAGCAAAAGTAAATGGCCAAGTGTAGCAATCGGTGGAATATCGGAAACAAATTTGCCATCTGTTTTATCTACCGGCGTTAATGGTGCTGCTGTAATCAGTATGATTAGTCAAAGTTCAAATATAAGTGCTACTTTAAAATATTGGCGTTCGTTATATTGA
- the thiM gene encoding hydroxyethylthiazole kinase: MNITDIRMKSPLVLTYANFVTPQFVANAVNIIGASPLMSREPAEFNELARIANTVIINTGTLKKSEINDIIELSQEAYQLGKPVVLDPVAVSMPFRSKAITQFLASGHVDVIRGNAAEIAWFADMHFASQGIDATGKGDVIEIAQRAARKTGAVIALSGACDVVSDGQYTEILDINVKQLSTIVGTGDALSSLIGAFIADDLKVSNVMHAMATFKLAGQKAAAKTNQPGSFTNQLLDELFVIDNIAIQNFIKERVLNHG, encoded by the coding sequence ATGAATATTACAGATATTAGAATGAAATCACCTCTTGTCCTTACTTATGCAAACTTTGTTACGCCACAATTTGTAGCTAATGCAGTTAATATTATTGGTGCCTCACCATTAATGAGTCGTGAACCAGCAGAATTTAACGAATTAGCAAGAATTGCCAATACGGTGATTATTAATACTGGTACACTTAAAAAATCAGAAATTAACGATATTATTGAACTTTCTCAGGAAGCATACCAATTAGGGAAGCCAGTTGTATTAGATCCGGTTGCTGTATCAATGCCATTTAGGTCGAAAGCTATTACACAATTTTTAGCTTCTGGTCATGTTGATGTGATTCGTGGCAATGCAGCCGAAATTGCTTGGTTTGCCGATATGCATTTTGCTAGTCAAGGTATCGATGCTACTGGAAAAGGTGACGTGATTGAAATTGCACAGCGTGCCGCCCGAAAAACAGGTGCAGTGATTGCGTTGAGCGGAGCTTGTGATGTGGTCAGTGACGGTCAATACACAGAAATACTTGATATAAATGTCAAGCAACTATCTACCATTGTAGGTACAGGAGATGCCTTATCATCATTAATCGGCGCTTTTATTGCTGATGATCTAAAAGTTTCTAACGTGATGCATGCAATGGCTACATTTAAACTTGCTGGGCAAAAAGCCGCTGCAAAAACGAATCAACCAGGCTCTTTTACAAATCAATTATTAGACGAATTATTTGTTATTGATAATATAGCTATTCAAAATTTTATTAAGGAAAGAGTGCTGAATCATGGTTAA
- a CDS encoding aldehyde dehydrogenase family protein, translating into MSYQTINPFNDEVIQTFHNHDDAYVEKAVTKGHALYKKWRNDPASSRAEILNKIADLMEEDADRLAKVLTIEMGKRFVEAQGEVALSVSIARYYAKNGADFLKPESIKSSMGDAQVISRPTGILMMVEPWNFPYYQIIRVFAPNYIAGNPMLLKHASNTPMAASEFEKIVERAGAPTGAFANLFIDYDQVNKIIADNRVQGVALTGSERAGKLIAAEAGKNMKQSSLELGGSDPFIVLDDADLTEIKKIIGGARLYNAGQVCTSSKRFIVTEKNYDAILTMLKDAFSEAKLGDPMSADTTLAPLSTSKAKENLTKQVKAAVDAGANLEYGSLAQDKPAALFDPVILTGITKDNPAYYQEFFGPVGQVYKVKDEEEAITLANDSHYGLSGVIFGGSPEHATEIASRIETGAVYVNSFGGTLPELPFGGVKNSGYGRELGRFGIETFVNKELIVTKKEPIDLDNAFGGFV; encoded by the coding sequence ATGAGCTATCAAACAATTAATCCATTTAACGATGAAGTTATTCAAACATTCCATAATCATGATGACGCTTATGTGGAAAAGGCCGTTACCAAAGGCCATGCGCTGTATAAAAAGTGGCGTAATGACCCGGCTAGTAGTCGTGCAGAGATATTAAACAAAATTGCTGACTTGATGGAAGAAGATGCTGATCGTTTAGCCAAGGTGCTTACTATTGAAATGGGTAAGCGGTTTGTTGAGGCGCAAGGTGAAGTGGCATTAAGTGTTTCAATTGCTCGTTACTATGCCAAAAATGGTGCAGATTTCCTTAAGCCAGAATCAATCAAATCCTCGATGGGGGATGCACAGGTAATTTCGCGTCCTACAGGTATATTGATGATGGTTGAACCATGGAATTTCCCTTACTATCAAATTATCCGTGTGTTCGCGCCAAATTATATAGCTGGCAACCCAATGCTGTTGAAGCATGCAAGTAATACACCAATGGCCGCATCAGAATTTGAAAAGATTGTTGAAAGGGCTGGCGCACCTACTGGTGCGTTTGCGAATTTATTCATTGATTATGATCAAGTAAATAAAATTATTGCTGATAATCGTGTACAAGGAGTGGCGCTAACTGGTTCAGAACGTGCCGGAAAATTAATTGCTGCCGAAGCTGGTAAAAATATGAAGCAAAGTTCACTGGAACTTGGTGGGAGTGATCCATTCATTGTTCTCGACGATGCCGATTTAACTGAGATTAAAAAAATTATCGGTGGTGCTCGCCTATACAATGCCGGACAGGTATGTACTTCGTCTAAACGATTTATTGTGACCGAAAAAAACTACGATGCGATACTTACAATGTTAAAAGATGCCTTTTCTGAAGCCAAGTTAGGTGATCCAATGTCAGCAGATACGACATTAGCACCATTAAGTACCAGCAAGGCTAAGGAAAATTTGACCAAACAAGTAAAAGCGGCGGTTGATGCCGGTGCAAATCTTGAATATGGTAGTCTTGCCCAAGATAAACCCGCTGCCTTATTTGATCCCGTTATTTTAACTGGTATCACAAAAGATAACCCAGCATATTATCAGGAATTTTTCGGTCCAGTTGGGCAAGTTTACAAAGTGAAAGATGAAGAAGAAGCAATTACACTAGCTAATGATTCTCATTATGGCTTGTCGGGTGTGATATTTGGTGGTTCACCTGAGCATGCGACAGAAATTGCTTCTCGTATTGAAACGGGAGCTGTTTATGTGAATAGTTTTGGTGGAACATTGCCCGAGTTACCATTTGGTGGTGTTAAAAATTCTGGCTATGGGCGTGAGTTAGGACGCTTTGGTATCGAAACCTTTGTGAACAAGGAACTTATTGTAACTAAAAAGGAACCAATTGATTTAGATAATGCTTTTGGTGGGTTTGTTTAA